Genomic window (Acinonyx jubatus isolate Ajub_Pintada_27869175 chromosome B1, VMU_Ajub_asm_v1.0, whole genome shotgun sequence):
CCCTTTCTCTCTACTCAAACTGCAAAGATTCAAAGACAGGTTTCCCACGTCTCTGCCTCAAGCACAGTATACTGGTGGATGCAGAGGAAATGTTTTTTGATTTAATAGATCACAAGAATAAATCCTTTCTGGTCTATGAAATGTATACTGGCCCGATCTCTCTTTACCCTGCCACCCATCTCTCTTCTCAAATcggtccctccttccttccttaattcACCTCGGAGTTGCTACTGGGTGTAATATTCCCTAGAGCTATAAAGGTTCATGACCCAGCTCTGTCACTAATTTTGCACCTCTTGACTCTGTTGGCTTAGAGTTGAGGACATCGAGACAGAGGTTCTGCAACACAGGCCAGAGCACTGGAACTGGATGGTCTCAGATAATCCAGCCCAAGGAACTAGGGTACTTGTAGAAAGTGGTAGGTTGTGTCTGATTCGGGAGATTTATGCATGGCAGGCTCAGAATCTGTGCTCAGGAATCTTAATCCACCATGTCTGAGTATCCCGGAGGGGACAGAACGCGGAGAGAGGGCCATCAGTCAGAAAGCCGAAGACACGGCGTCACGGGGGTGGTGTCGTGGCCTGAactaggaaagagagaagagacgaAGGCCACTTTGAGCCAGTACTTTGCTGGCACCTTTGACAGGGACAGTCCTTCAGACACTGAGTCAACACCCACCCTGTTCCAGGAACCGGGTCCGTGTTACAGAGGTCACCTGCAGGCTGGGAGCCCAGCATCCTACAACACCACACCGAAAGGCACTGTGATGAGTGCTGGCGGGAGGTGTGAACAGGGTGCCAATGGGGATGGGGGCTGCACAGACGAATCAGCCTTTCAACTGGGTGTGCCACTCTCTACTGTACCCTTCTCCACTTTGCTCTCTGATGAACCCTCTGGGAGGCTGACCTGTATGGACGACATCCATGGGCTTCCCCGTTCTTGGCTTCTGGCTGTATATCTAagggaagggagatggggagggcagaaggtttatttatttcactcTCAGGGTTAGCTGTATCTCTCTCAACCAAGACTCGGTGCTTCTGTCAAGGTGGTCTGTTCTACAAGACTCTCCTTCTGGGTTCTGGTGACTGTTCCCTCCTCCAAGGCCTGACTCACGACAGCTCTGCTATTATGCTCCCCTGTGGTTACCCTGGACCTTCGTAATTAATTCCTTTACCCCCGTTTGACTGCCTCGCTGTCTCTTTTGGGACTCTCGCGGATATATTAGGCCTTTGACATCAGAACGCGTAATTCTTCGGGACGTCATCCCCTAGTAAACTCATCTTCCGTGAGGAATCATGTCTTGTTAATCTTagccctctctccccacctccactgctTACTGGAGTTTCTGTTCGTAGAGGTTTTCATCGTTAAACGGGAGTTCAAGTCTCCTCGGTCACAGCCATTCCTTTGACTCCAGCTGGTCATGTGTGGCTCTATTCTGAATACTCCCAGGGCAGCCCACAGCTCTGGCAGGACTGTCCCAGCGAAGGGGCCACAGAGCCATTTCCCCCTTCACCTTCTGGCTGCTCTCACCTTATTGTTTCTTGCTCAGGAGGCCAAACGCTCCCACTAAAGCCTATTCCTGCTCAGTATCCTCAAGTTTACCATCTTTACGTCAATGTCACACACATGGGACCTTCGAAGAGACCCTAAATCTCCCTCCGCTGTAATTTCCGAGATTggaaaatcaagataaaaataatactgacttcacagggctgctgggagaataaaaacaaatccaatGCCCTGTAAAATTTATTGTCTTTCCCATGAACTCTAGCAGTGACTATAAAGACTCAGCCAAGTTCTCTacacacacccccccccgcccctccctacTTTGCTTTACTGGTTTCCATGAAGTAAGCACTTCGTTAATACACTGAGAAAAATACTAATAACTGACATGTCCTGAGCACTTATTAAGTAAGTACTTCACAGGCATCACGTAGAATCTCCCCAAGGATCATGTACGATAGAACCCCttgtgtccccattttacagatgaggaaaaataaGGGCACAAAAAGATGAAGTCACGTGCCCAAGGTCAGGAGCCGGAACTAAAACCTAGGAAGCGTGCCCCAAAGCCACACTGTCACCCCCTTTGCTTATACTGTCTCATCTGCTGCCATTGTCTGTGACATCTGTGAAGACAAATTGTAAAGACTGGCTGTAATAATGAGATATCCTGTAGAAATTATCACGTGACTAAAGGCAAAGTTTGCACTTCTGTGGACATTCTTGTGAATTCAGCTCAGGCACTGCACCGCGAAATTCAAACGTAACCTACTGTGCTGGGTTAATGGAACCGCATTCTTAACATCTCCAGTGGTCTAGGGACTGAGACTCACCTGAACTTAGAGCATGCTCCACTTCCTGCATGATCACCCCGGGGGAGGCAGTGGTCTCGACGTCGATCAGCATACAGGTCACTTTGGCCGGCACTGTCGCTTGGGGCGTCGTCTCCGTGGGCACAGGCTCTGCCGTGGCATGCGAAGTGGGTGTGTGGTCAGAGCTGTGCTCTTCTGCTGGGGACTCTGGTGTGGCTGGGGCTCCTGTGGGCTTGAGGCTGGTCTCAGCAGAGCTGTGGTTGGTGCTGGCAGAGGAGGCAGACGAAGCCTCCGGGGGTGAGGTTGACAGGGGTGGAGGTGATGAGGCTGCAGCCTGAGGGGAGGTGAGTGCAGGAGACTCCGTGGGGGACTCAGCGGGGGACTGAGCTGGGGTCTCAGAGGGGGACTGCGACCCTGTGGGTGGCACACTTGCCTTGGGAGTGCCTGAGCTGTGTTCTGAGGGCGTGGGTGTTAAGTGCAGCCCCCCGCTTGTTGGGGAGGGGTCTGTGTTCTTGCGTTCCCAGTGAGAGGCCGGGAGGCTGGTGTCCTCCTCTCTGGGCTCTACGGAAACGTTCTTGGGGAGTGTAGGTGTTGGAGCCGAGGTCGTAACTGGGAAGACGGATGTGCCAGTGGTCGGGGAGGCAGGGGGGCTTTGCGGAGAGCTTGTCCAGATGCCGGTCAACGAGATGTTTGTcggaagagaaagaggcaagggGCCTGATGTAGGCAGGCTCTGGACCCTCAGCCCTGTGGAAAAGCCAGAACAAACGAGGTGAATGCGTGAAAACCCGGGAGGCAAGGCTGCTTTATAGCACGTTCACAGATCTTTCTCATTTTGCATTGCGCCTCCCCAATTGTGCAGgtgacttttaaatgttttcttcccgCTAAccgctccctcctccctttgtgaCTTAGTAGGAACCAGCCCCAAGGCTCCGTAAGAATAATTAGTGGGTCAGGCAACACGAGCCCGGCCAACACACTGAATGAACCCAACTCGTCTCCTGCTTGCTTAGAAGTGTGCCCTTAAAATAGTGAGACTCTCTGAGGAACTGACCTTTATGGGGATTTGTCCAGAATGCTGAGGGGCTGGTTCCCCAATGCCTGCAGTGATACCCAGGGTATGTGCTGAGGGTGGGGAAGGCGTGCTTGGTGAGGGCACAGCTGGAGGAGCTTACTGATTGGCTAGTCCCTCTGAGGGGAGCTCACTGATTGGCTGTTCCCTGTCCCAGGATTGTGGGCTCTGCATTTATGCACAGGGATGCTGGCGCTATGGGCTTGCCGGCTGGCATGAGTCAAGATGTGGACACATCCCTTGtgaaggaggaaagggggaaatcCCAGAATAAAAGCTGAGAGGAGGAATTTGAGGTTTGGAAATATCATCTGAGACTGGAACCCAGTTCTTTCAAATTCTAGCTGGGGTCTTTACATCTTGCAAAATGTTCTCCTtcacattttgtaaaatttagaattagttttttcttccttcctccctccatttaCACATTCCATTTAATTAACTAATTCTTTCATtcaagtacttaataaatggcTTCTAAGTGCTATCACTCTGCTAGTactgggttttgattttttttttaattttaatgtttacttttgagagagagagatagaccatgaatagaggatgggcagagagagagggagacacagaatctgaagcaggctctaggctctgagctgccagcacagagcctgatgtggggctcaaactcaggaactacaagattgtgacctgagctgaagtaggtcgcttaactgactgaaccactcaggtgccccttgatttcgCTTTTTATGTAAACCATCTTTTGATTGACTCCCATGCCCCTTATCATCCCCCCAACCTTTTCCCCTAGTCGTTGGCACCCTCTCTCACTCAGCTGCTCGCTTAAAAACCGAGTCAACCTTAAGTCAAAACCTTAAGTCATCTCTTTCCCTCATACTGCACATCAAATTCATTGGCAAATTATAATGGCCcaaccttgaaaacatgccaaCTTAATCACTTTTCACCACCTCCCCCATTATCTCAACATCACCTGAGCCACCAGTCACTTGCTAGACTATTGCCATAGTCTCTTCATTGGTCTTCTGCTTTCCagattttctccctttcagtTACTTTTCACATAGCAGCCAGCATATTTTAAAGTCATCAATCAGATCATGTTCATCAACTGGTCAAAACCTTCCAAAGCCTTCTATCTGCTGCACCTAGAACAAAATCCCAAACTAATCCCCCACTGTCTCCCCATGCTCTCTTCATCATTCCAGTTGGTCTCTACTCAAATGGCCACCTCCTTCTCAGAGGAGCCTTCCCAGATGATCCTAACTATAATCATTCCTACTCCAGCTAGctccttgcttatttttttaaaagcttacttttttaattgttaaaatatacatagcattTACCATTTCCACCATCtttaagggtacagttcagtggcattaagtacctTCCCATTATTGTTCAACCATCACCACtaacccatctccagaactttcttatctttccaaactgaaactctgcaccaTTAAATAATAGtactctcctttcttccctctccccagtcctggaaaccactattctactttctgtctctatgaatttgattgcTGTAGGTAATGCAAGCAAGTAGAATCATATTATAATTGTCCTTTTATgatgggcttatttcacttagcataatgtcttcatgGTTCACTCATAGTGTAGCAGGTGTCATAAtttccttactttaaaaaaaatgtttatttttgagagagggagagagagagagagagagcacgtgcacaagcaggggaagggcagagagagggggacagaagatctgctgtgttgacagcagagacccctgatgaagggctccaactcatgaactgcaagatcatgacctgagccaaagtcagatgcttaaccaactgagccacccaagagttTCCTTCCCAGAAAATTCcacccagaatttccttcctttttaaggctgaataatattccattgtatatataggcCACATTGTATTCATCCATGCATTCATTGATGGACTTCGatggttgcttctaccttttggctaccGTGAATAATGCTACGAATCTGAGTGTACAAATATCCATTTGAGACCCTGCCTTCAATTCgtcatatacccagaagtggacgTGGTGGGTCATATAGTAATTTTATGCTTGATTgcttgaggaaccaccataccctttggtcatttttgtgttttgtaaaataaaatggtttcttcctgaaatcattttatttattttatttatttatttatttatttatttatttatttatttctctctctctctcttctatcaGAATATAAGTTCCATGAGGGTATAGGGACATGATCTTATTCATTGCTGTTTGCCTCAGACAGTGGCTAGGtcatagtaagtactcagtatGTACTtgtagaaggaagggaggaagggaggaaaatgaaTTAACTTAAGAACTTCATTCAAAAATACCCCAGAatctctctattctcttctatgTATCCCTTAGTATGGCCACATCCATCATAGCTACCTCAGCAATGGCTGCCTACCGGGTGTAACATGAGGGAAGGAACCTTGCTTTGAAAGTCAGCCTCACTCTATGTCACTCTACCATGACATATACCTATCCTGGATGTCATGTTAGGTCTTCGGCTATTTAACCCTCCATACTCTGAAGAGATTTCCTTGACCATATAGGTAATGGTCAACCATGATCAAAATTCATAAGGAATAAAACATGGGCTAGATTCCAGCacagaggaaggggggaaaagatgTATATGGATGCATTCAGGCACTTGGGATAAAACTGCTTACTTCTTCATTCTTGTGCATAGTAGCCTCAGCAACTGATGAAAAGTTGTGCTACAGAATCCATCCTGAAAACGTAATTTTCTCATGCTTAACCAAATTTAACATTTGGATTGTTATCAAAGCACTTGGTTTTATCTTACAGAAAAGGAGTTGGTCAAGACCGTAAACCACACGAGGGCGACTGTCCTAGGAAACAGGAGGGCAGACCTCCTAAGTTAGCCACATAATAGTCCATGTTGCTAGGGCGGACTTTTGGCAGTTCTGAAGTGTCAATGGTTTCAGGATGGATACAGATCAAGAGATCTTTCAAATATGGACAAAACAACAGTTGGGACAAAGATTATTAAAATACTAGACCTTCATATGTGACCTCTGGAGCTTACTAGCTCTGCCTCCTGGTAGCTCCCATGGCTCATTATTCTGTGgccacaaaacaaaaatggcaatgTTTACTGTTGACAGTATCATTGAACAGActggcagagggaggcagaaacaGTCTCAGTCTGGTAGGTGAGTCAGAATCTTTGGAAACCTGGGATAAACTAGGAATAAGTCATATACAAAgaaacactcattcattcattcattcattctttcattgagTAGCTTCTATGTCTATAGCTTTGTCCTCAGGGAGCTCAATATCCAGCATGACGGAAACGACACCTGACTTCCTGAAATATGATGTGGTAAGTGCCTCGCTGAAGCAAAAGCAGGTTAGAGTGGGACCCCTGAAGTACAATGAATCCAATCTGTATAGGGACCATGGAatgcaaaaatatacaaatgtcaTTTTCAGAGGACATTTAGAGAAGTCACagaagagatgacatttgagttGGTTCTGAAAGGATGACAACACACAAGGTGCCACTTAAGGTATGTGATGTTCAGGGTGACACTTGCATTGTCATTTCCAGTGGAGCTAAAAGCTGTACCATGGAAATCATTACAGTGCTAAAAATAACATGCTCCAGTAATTGGTTTTGTTGCTTAGAAATGTCCACTTTCTTGTTTAACCCTGACTAATATACTTTAATAACCCCTACCCTTCCTGCTTCCAAAGAAGACTGGAGGTGGTCATTTCCCATGGCTACCTTCTGAATACTTATTTAAggttcttttaaatgtttatttatttgagagagagagacagagagagagagagagacagagaaaacatgagtgggggagggacagagttggaggggcagagtgtggggagggacagaggatctgtgcCCCATATCTTCTGAATACTTACTTAAAATACTTTCCAGTCTAATTCAAGCAATTCCTACTCTTAATGAAACAGCAATGCAGCAAGTTGTGACCGTGCTGGTTATCTTCCCTTGAACAAGGCATCAGAAGCCTCTGATTTGCCTCATTTGACGGTACACACGCCATACTTCTCTGATTGCATGGTGGTGGGTATCTTCAGCGTGAAGATATCCAAGGCTTATTCTGACTGTCCTAGCCAGTGCCTGCTGTCTTCATCTGCTCAAGCTGCCAGAACAAAATACCATGTTGACTGGATGGCTCTAagaacagaaatctatttctcacagtttgaaTCCTGGGAAGTCCAAGCAAGGTGTGGGCCTATGCAGTTTCTGGTGAAAGCTCTATTCCACACttacagatggccaccttctgtgtcctcacagggtctTGCCccctggagagagagacagagagagagctccctgctttctcttctcacaaaggcactaatcccatcctgagggccccaccctcatgatctcatctaatcGTGATCACTTCCCcaaagccccatctccaaataccattacattggggttaagacttcaacgtTCAGAACCACTGAGAGAGTCTGAGGAAGTATCATTTCTGCTTTCTTACATGTTGGCCTTGTGTTTCCCAAGGGCTACCAAACTGAGTAAGTCAAACAGATAAGGATGTATActttctcagattaaaaaaaaatttttagagctgAGAGGCCCTACGTGGTGAATGAGTACAGCTCCTCATTTGACAGACGGGGGACAGACTCAGAGTGGAAGTGGTGTCAGTGACCTCAGACTTCTAGGAGGAGGATCTGGGCCACGTTGCCTGGAAAGAATCATTTAGGGACAGAATCGGAAGTAGACCTTCCATCCTCAGCTCCCCctactccacacacacacacacacacacacacacacacacacacacacacaatgccctTGACATGAAAATAGTGGTAGAATGTACTGTAGTAACCGCCATTACAGAGGAAGCAAGGAGGCGTCCATAGGAGACGGGGCAGTTGAGTAAGTTAAAGTAATGCAGTGCCCCATACACCTTCCCACCCAAAGCAGAGTCCCTTTGCCTTGAGGAAAACAATTAGTTCTAATATTTCCTTGAGAAAATGGCAGAACAATTAGGATGAAGAAATCCAACCCATTAATCTCTAAATTAGAGGTGAATTGTGCATTGTTCCAAAAAACAGTGACCCACGTGGTCAGATACGATGTGCGCTGCTTGGGCAGTGACAGGCCTCCATGCCTGAAACGGACTGACTCAAGGATTGACTCTCTCAGACTTGGCCTGCATGAGAATTCTAGGGGTATGATGACCAACCGAACGCGATCGGAGATTCCTCCTCGTAGGCTAACGAATGGCAGTCTTTCCTGAAGTGTGGGCAGCTTGAGGCTTTTACGTTGCGAGAGCAGCTGGCAGGCTGATGCTCAGAAGAAGAGCAGATTCTCAGCTGGATCGAAAAGGGACTCACGTCCACGTCCATTGGGCTGTATGGGAGAGACCGATATCCTAGTTTGTGTCACTTGGATGGATGAAAGAAAGGTGTCTGGCTCCAGCCCCGGTTTCTTGCCTTGCTAGGAGAAGGGACTTGGCAGCTGACAGCTGGGGCGGGTAGGTGAGTTCTCCCAGTGCCGAGAGGAGTCACAGGATATTCCGGGGAAGGGAGTCCACACTGTGCATATGTGTTCGCGTCTCCCCGCCCGACTGGCCGTCAGCAGCAGTCGGGAGCGTTGGCAGCCAGTGGAGAACGAGTGCCCTGAACTGGCACCTTTTCCCGGGCTTCGTGAGCAGCAGCCTGGGTCAGTGCCAGAGTCCCAGGTAGCCTGATTACCTGTGCTGCTtgcctatcccccacccccacccccggcatgTCCTTTCCTGCCCTTGCCTCGTCAAGTACCTGAGGAAACATGTGACAGAGCTTTGGCACAATCAGTGAAACTCGATCAAAATGCAGTCAGGCTCTTCCCCGTTGCTGCCAAGTCAGCGTGAGCACTGCCTTTGACTGTGGTCTCGAGGATCACGCCAGGCCTGCCTGGCAGAGGCCCCGTGGCTGCTAAGTGATTGCTAAGGTTAGCCAGACAGCCACGACGGTGAGCTTCCTAAAAGGCCGGCTGGACCCTATCACACCGCTCTGATGgttgagaggaagaaaggaagcccACACTGGCTTCTCCCTCCACTGAGGATAAAACTTCAAATCCCCAGCAAGGTCTGGAAGGCTCTCCGTGATCCCAGTCTGCCCCTCCAGCCTTGCGCCCCACCAGGCCCTCAAAACACACCAGGCTTTTCCCTTAATTCTATTCCTTCTGCCTAAACagtgctctctcttttctctgcctgacttcctCCTATTCATCATTCCAGTGTTAGCTTAAGGGCCTTCGCTGATTCTCCTGCTACATCTCTCCCTCGCCTGCTCCCAATCTCTCATGTGCTCCGAGCACCCAGTCCCTTAACATCAGAGCACTGCGATCCGCGTGTTAGCTATGTAATTGCTTACAAGAAGCTTGGTTTAATGCGTGCCTCCCTCTTTAGCCTCCAGAATGCACGTGGAACAGGGACTCTAGTGGATTTGCTCACCACGTATACCTCACTGCCTGGCCCATAATAGGAATTCAATCcctaaaatgacaatattttggcAATCTGAAATATTGCCTCCTGTCTACCTCTCTGCCTTTGCATTTGTTGTTCTTCCCACCCTCTATCCCCTCTTCCCATCCCAATTCCGAGAACTCCAGAGCCTCCCCTCCTCTGTGAAGTTGCCACAGCACTTCACACAGATTTCAATTGAAGCACACTGAGCCATGATTTCTCTCCACATTTGTCTTCCATCCGTTGGGAGCCCTAATAATAGAGACTGCGgcttgttgtgtgtgtgtgtgtgtgtgtgtgtgtgtgtgtgtgtgtgtcttagtgcctggcacagagaagggactcaataaatattcattgagtacaAACATGGATCCTCTACCCTCTGAAAGACAGAAATGTTCTCTGGCTTATAGGCTGGGCCCTGATAGCACAAATGCATTTTCCCTCTGATTTGTCTGTAAGTTCCATAAAAACCATTGGCTAATATGAAATTGTAGACGGGTCTTGAAACAGACGTTTGCtatttttgcttgcttgtttccACTTTGAAGACTGCAGGAATTTCCCCTCTGTGAGCATGATATAGACCAGAGTTACCAGCTCTTGAAATGCTGGCCATCAATCAGTTGGCCCAAACACAGGCCAGCCTTACCATCTCTTGACAGAATGGACCACCCTTCTGTTAAacagacaggaaaagagagaataaaactcATCTTAACATGACATATAATTTTCAATATCAAAGCTAGGTCCTAGTGTCCTTTAGTTTGAGTGAAGTCACCATTAGGGACATTCACACTTACAAAAATTGCCCAACCGAGGGCACCCAACACTTCAGAAGGTTCATCTAACATCTGCAAAACCATTACTAATCAGAGTCTGGTCCAACCATATGGTATTTGAAGGCTATCGTATGTCTAGACAGAATGTGTATGCCCCAAAGCCATCAAACTGTGTTTACGAAGACACTTGTTTGAAGTAGAAAAGCCATATTCTCCTCAGTGTTTTGTTTATGGAAATGAGATGCAATTCTAgtccaaaaagaggaaaaatgtttctgtttttcagcCGCCGAATCAGAACCTGCAAACCTGGAGTATGACTCAATTTCTCTATCCATAAAATCAGGACTAATGATACCACCAGGCTCCCCGTGGGTGCTGTGAATGCCAACGAGGGAATAACACTTGTGAAGAATGTTGTActtcctggagaaaaaaaagtaacattttcttccttttccccagaAGCCACATCTATCTTTGGTCAGTCAGATGTCCCCCAAAACTCATTCTCTTTGGTTGAGTGGGGGTTGTGGTGGTCTGTCTCCAGAAGGAGGCTATGCTGAGCAAGGATGCCAACAGATACCCAAAATTCCAAAGTACCATAATGGGGTTTCTCAGGATAGAgcaatggagagaaagagacaatgtaGGGAGGGCGAGAACCTTCTCATCGGCTGTTCTGTGGTTGAGGGGGATATGGGCGTGTACAGTGGGTGGTAATaggatggaagaagaagaaaatctaacACCTCCAAGGGGATGTCCAaagactcaaacccacgaactgtgagatcatgacctgagacaaaatcaggagttggacgcttaactgagggcaccacccaggtgtcccagggaaCCTTCTTTTAGGTTTCAAATGGCCCCCGTGGCCGAGGCAG
Coding sequences:
- the PARM1 gene encoding prostate androgen-regulated mucin-like protein 1 isoform X2, encoding MVCTTLFALCIFTAGLRVQSLPTSGPLPLSLPTNISLTGIWTSSPQSPPASPTTGTSVFPVTTSAPTPTLPKNVSVEPREEDTSLPASHWERKNTDPSPTSGGLHLTPTPSEHSSGTPKASVPPTGSQSPSETPAQSPAESPTESPALTSPQAAASSPPPLSTSPPEASSASSASTNHSSAETSLKPTGAPATPESPAEEHSSDHTPTSHATAEPVPTETTPQATVPAKVTCMLIDVETTASPGVIMQEVEHALSSDIQPEAKNGEAHGCRPYSELKTCTSSCQLTRISTCVARRRLALNVYVVRS
- the PARM1 gene encoding prostate androgen-regulated mucin-like protein 1 isoform X1; translated protein: MVCTTLFALCIFTAGLRVQSLPTSGPLPLSLPTNISLTGIWTSSPQSPPASPTTGTSVFPVTTSAPTPTLPKNVSVEPREEDTSLPASHWERKNTDPSPTSGGLHLTPTPSEHSSGTPKASVPPTGSQSPSETPAQSPAESPTESPALTSPQAAASSPPPLSTSPPEASSASSASTNHSSAETSLKPTGAPATPESPAEEHSSDHTPTSHATAEPVPTETTPQATVPAKVTCMLIDVETTASPGVIMQEVEHALSSGSIAAITVTVIAVVLLVFGVAAYLKIRHSSYGRLLDDHDYGSWGNYNNPLYDDS
- the PARM1 gene encoding prostate androgen-regulated mucin-like protein 1 isoform X3, which translates into the protein MVCTTLFALCIFTAGLRVQSLPTSGPLPLSLPTNISLTGIWTSSPQSPPASPTTGTSVFPVTTSAPTPTLPKNVSVEPREEDTSLPASHWERKNTDPSPTSGGLHLTPTPSEHSSGTPKASVPPTGSQSPSETPAQSPAESPTESPALTSPQAAASSPPPLSTSPPEASSASSASTNHSSAETSLKPTGAPATPESPAEEHSSDHTPTSHATAEPVPTETTPQATVPAKVTCMLIDVETTASPGVIMQEVEHALSSGIPPTEGFWMITTTDPGETTTTLCTTTPNEGTWLG